ATGAACGTGATCGCGAGCGCCGCCAAGATGACGACGACCCCGAGGACGTATTCATACGGCGCGACCGGTTCCATCTCGCCGAACGAGAAGTTGAACAAGTCGAAGCGATACATCGAGAACAACATCATGCCTGACAAGAACAAGAAGATGTACACCAAATACGAGCGGATGAAGCCCGTCATATAGTTGTCTTTGAAGCGGTACGCCGCCTTGTTCGACCAGACGAGCGTCCCGTCGTACATGCCATTGAGCGTCAAGCGATGCGGGATATGGTTGTAGATGCCCATCCACTTGTTGATCGTGAAGAACATGAGCGTCCCGAGCAGGACGATACCGATCGTCATAAGCAACTCAGGTGTGATGCCATGCCAGAAGTAGATGTCGACTTTCACGTCCTGCCCGCTCGCGACGAGCGTCGGATAGATCGACTCGACGGCCGGCTTGATGAGCGAGTTCGACAACACGTTCGGTACGAAACCGAGAACGACGACGAGGATAGCGAGAATCGCTGGCGGGATGAGCATCCCGATCGGTGCCTCGTGCGGCTGTTTCGGTAACCGGTCGAACTCGGCTTTGCCCATGAACGTCCGGGTGAAGATAATCAAGCTGTAGATGAATGTGAACACGCTCGCGATGAACGCGACGACCGGGATCAAGATGCCGATCGTATCGAGCGCGAAGAAGTCCATCGAGAACACTTTCGTGGTTGCCTTCAAGAACATCTCTTTACTGAGGAAGCCGTTGAACGGCGGCAACCCTGCCATCGACAATGAGCCGATGACGGCGATCGTGAACGTGATCGGCATGACGGTCATCAGACCGCCGAGTTTACGGATGTCACGTGTCCCCGTCTCGTGGTCGACGATTCCGACCATCATGAACAGCGACCCTTTGAACGTCGCGTGGTTAATCAAATGGAAGATTGCCGCGATCGTCGCGACCATATAGATGTTGTCATCCATGCCGTCATAATGCAGCGCCGCGGCCCCGAGGCCGAGGAGCGACATGATGAGACCGAGCTGACTGACCGTCGAGAAGGCGAGAATCCCTTTCAAATCAGTCTGTTTGACCGCGTTGAACGAACCCCAGAACAAGGTGAACGTCCCGACAGCGGCGATCGTCCATAGCCAAATCGGTGACTCTTGGAACACCGGGCTCATGCGTGCGACGAGATAGAGACCGGCCTTGACCATCGTCGCCGAGTGGAGGTACGCACTGACCGGGGTCGGTGCCTCCATCGCATCCGGCAACCAGATGTGGAACGGGAATTGCGCTGACTTCGTGAAGGCGCCGAGCAAGATGAGAATCATCGCTGCGACAAAGAACGGGCTGTCGGCGATGAGTGCCTGATTGGCGACCATGTCACGGATGCTGAATGAGCCGACGATCGACTCGAGGATCACAATCCCCCCTAGCATCGACAAGCCCCCGAACACGGTGATGAGCATCGATTTACGTGCCCCGTAGCGTGAGCGTTCTTTCTCGTACCAATACCCGATCAACAGGAACGACGAAATCGATGTGAGTTCCCAGAACATATACATGACGACCATGTTATCCGAGAGGACGACACCGAGCATCGCACCCATGAACAAGAGCAGGTACACATAAAAATGACCGAGCGACTCTTTGTCTTTGTTCAAATAGTAAATCGAATAGAGGACGACGAGCGCTCCAATCCCTGTAATGAGGAGGGCAAACAATAATCCGAGCCCGTCCACGTAGGCCGTGAAGTTGATGCCGAGCGATGGCATCCATTCGACCGTCTCCGTCACGACGTCCCCTGCGCTCGTGATTCCGATGAACCGGAAGAAGTACACGAACAGGACGACCGGAACGATTAACACGAACCAACCCGTATGGATTCGCTTCAGCGCCCGGAACAAGAACGGGATGAACGGTGCCGCGAGAAGCGGCAATAAGATAGCTAAATGTAACACCGACAAGAAAATTCCTCCTTCGAACAGAGTCTTACAAACGATGGGCCAATTATTAAGGTCACTTGACGCCATCATGTCTTCCTCATGAGTATAGCGTAAATTTTCAGTCTGTTTCCATGATAAAACCTTGCCGCATTTTCCAGTCTCCTCAAAAATTCCCGAACTGTTAAATATGAAGATAGTCGACAAAAAGCGACGAAAAAAAATCTGATCAAGCGTCGTATGTATCCGTTTTCAGATAGTGATTTTTCCGGATTCCCCGCTAAATCCGTACCGAACCTTAACCGTTGTTATTCCATACGAAACGACTAAACTCCTTCTTCCCTAACGAGCCCAACAAAAAACAGCCGACTAGTTCCCCGGTCGGCTGTACGTGATTATTGTGCTGTTGCGATAAACTCTTTGAGTGCTTCTTTTGGTTGGAAGCCCATTGTTTTCGAAACAGGTTGTCCGTCTTTGAACATCATAAGTGTTGGGATACTTTGAATTTGGAAAGCGCCCGCTACTTCTGGGTTCTCGTCAACGTCGAGTTTAACGATTTGGACTTGGTCGCCCATCTCTTGGTCAAGCTCTTCGAGTACCGGTGCGATCATGCGGCACGGTCCACACCAAGCTGCCCAGAAATCGACGAGGACGACGCCCTCTTTTACTTCTTGTTCGAATGTTTGAGTCGTTGCGTGTTTAATAGCCATTTGGTAAATACCTCCCCAGTAAGATGTGAGAGCCGATTAAGAACTCTCATGCATTTCATGTTCAGAGTATACCACGGAGGGTACGTTTCCCCAAACATTCTGCATATCAGCTATTGACGAGGTGTTTGCGGAACTCTTCCGTCAAGAGCGGGACGACGTCGAACAAGTCACCGACGATGCCGTAGTCGGCCACGGTGAAGATGTTCGCTTCCGGGTCTTTGTTGATGGCGACGATGACTTTGGCGTTGCTCATCCCGGCCAAGTGTTGGATCGCCCCAGAGATGCCGCAGGCGATATACAAGTCCGGCGTGACGACTTTCCCGGTCTGCCCGATTTGTAGCGCGTAGTCACAGTAGTCGGCGTCACATGCTCCACGTGAAGCACCGACGGCCCCGCCGAGCAATTCCGCGAGCTCTTCGAGCGGCTTGAAGCCGTCCTCGCTCTTGACGCCGCGCCCACCGGCGACGATGACTTTCGCTTCCGTCAAATCGACTTTCCCCGTCGCCTTGCGGACGACTTCTTTGACGATCATGGCGAGGTCCTTGAGCTCCACGCTCGGTGTCTCGACCGACACACTCGCTCCAGCCGTACGCGGAAGAGCGTCGATGTTGTTCGGACGGATCGTGAAGAACATGACCGAGTCTTTGAATTTCACTTTCTCGAACGCTTTCCCTGAATAAATCGGGCGGACGAACTCGGCGTCTTTGCCAGATCCTTCAATCGAGACGACGTCACTGATGAGACCGGCGTCCAGACGAGCCGCTAGTTTCGGTGCGATATCTTTCCCGAGCGCCGTATGGCCGAGCACGATCATGTCCGGCGACTCCTGGTCGATGACTTGGCGGAGCACTTGTCCGTAACCGTCTGGCGTGTAGTGTTTGAGACGCTCGTCCTCGATGACGAGGACGCGTCCCGCGCCGTATTCCCCGAGTTCATTGGCGAGTGCTTTGACATCATCCCCGATGACGACCGCCGTCACGTCGTCCGTCAGTTGCTTCGCCGCGGCGATTGCTTCAAATGATACGTTCCGTAACGCGCCTTCACGCGCTTCTGCGAGTATTAAAGCTTTCATCTATGTGTCCCCCTTAAATGACTTTGGCTTCCGTGCGAAGTAATTGAACGAGCTCGCTCACTTGTGACGACGTATCCCCTTCAAGGATGCGTCCGGCTTTCTTCTCTTCTGGCAAGAAACGTTCAATCGTCTCGATTTTCGCTTCGATCTCGTCCTCATCGAGGTCGATGTCCGACAGTTCGAGTTCTTCGAGCGGCTTCTTCTTCGCCTTCATGATGCCTGGAAGGCTCGGGTAGCGCGGTTCGTTCAATCCTTGCTGCGCCGTCACGAGGAGCGGGAGCGGCACTTCGATTACTTCCGTGTCCCCTTCGACGTCGCGTGTGACCGTCGCCGTCGTCCCGTCGATGTCGAGCTTCGTGATTGTCGTCACGTAGTTCATATCGAGCAGTTCCGCGACGCGCGGCGCGACTTGACCGCTGCCGCCATCGATCGCGACGTTCCCGGCGAAGACGAGGTCAGGCGCTTGCTCTTTCAAGTACGTGGCGAGCACTTTCGAAATCGTCACGTGGTCCGCGTCCTCGACGTCATCCTCGATTGAAATCCGGACCGCTTTGTCCGCACCCATCGCGAGCGCCGTGCGAAGTTCTTTGTCCGCGTCTTCTGGTCCGACCGTCACGACCGTGACTTCTCCCCCGAGATCGTCACGCTTACGGATGGCTTCTTCGACCGCATATTCGTCATACGGGTTGATGATGAACTCAGCGCCGTCTTCTTGAATTTCCCCATTCTCGAGCTGAATCGCTTCCTCTGTATCGAACGTACGCTTCAGCAATACAAAAATATTCATCGTAGTTCCCCCTTATAAGTTGTTCGCACCATCATTCATGAATCAGCGTTCATTTTTTGAGCTAGCGAGAGGGCTTACGGTTAAGCAAGCCCTTTTTTTAACATATGGTGTACTTTCGGTAGCGTCGACATCAAGTCATACTTGAAGCCGCTCGCCATCCAACTCGTGACCACTTCGTCGATCGTGCCGAAAATCATCTGCCGAGCGAGTCGATAGTCGAGATCGCGATCGAATTCGCCGGTGTCGATTCCGTGTTGTACGACCGCATCGATTAAGTTCAAGTACGGTTTGAGCACTTCGCTAATCTTTTGTCGGAGCGCCAAGTTCGACTGCCGGAGCTCGATTTGCGTCACGACGGCGAGGTCGTAATCGGCCGATAGTTGCTTCAAGTGCGACTCAATCAACTGATACAGTTTGTCGCCGGCCGTCGTCTCCCGCTCGATTTGTTGCTTCGAGTAGTCGATGAACAGGCCCATCTTCGTCTGGAACAATTCAATCAACAGATGTTCCTTGTTTTTGAAGTACAGATAAATCGTTCCGTCGGCGACGCCCGCCTCTTTGGCGATGGCCGTCACCTTTGCACCGTGATAGCCATGATCCGCAATCACTTTCACTGCCGCATCGATAATGCGGTCACTTTTTGATCCATTCTTTGTCATAAACACCCAAGCTCCTTACCGCTACAGAAAAATGAATGATGGTTCATTCATTTATTATTCTATCATGTGACACGGTTGTGTCAACTGCTTTGTTTCACTTGTTTCGCCTTCTCTTCGTCGACGAGGACACGACGTAAAATCTTACCGACGAACGTCTTCGGCAACTCCTCACGGAACTCGTACAGCTTCGGCACTTTATACGCCGCGAGCTTCTCGCGACAGTGTTTGTCGAGCTCCTCTTCTGTCACGCTGGCGCCGTCACGCGTCACGATGAACGCCTTGACCGTCTCGCCGCGATATGGGTCCGGGACGCCGATACAGACCGCTTCCTTGACGGCCGGATGCTCATAGAGCACTTCTTCGATTTCACGTGGATAGACGTTGAAGCCTCCGGCGATGATCATGTCCTTCTTCCGGTCGACGATATTGAAGAACCCATCCTCGCCCATATAGCCGAGGTCACCGGTCGCGAGCCATCCATCCTTCAAGACGGCAGCCGTCTCTTCCGGCTTCTGCCAATATCCTTTCATGACTTGCGGGCCATGAAGCATGACTTCACCGATCTCGCCGACATCCGCCGGCGTCTCCCCGTCTGCCTTTACAATTTTAGCAGATGTGTCCGACAACGGCACGCCGATCGAGCCGACGATCCGTTTATCCCATAGGAAGTTCGCGTGCGTGACCGGTGACGTCTCCGATAACCCGTACCCTTCGACGATGCGACCGCCCGTGATGCTCTCGAACTGCTCCTGCACTTCGACCGGGAGCGGCGCCGACCCGGAGATACACGCCTCGATTGACGACAGGTCATATTTCTTCGATTTCGGGTCGTTGAGGATGCCGACATACATCGTCGGTGCACCTGGGAAGAAGTGTGGCTTCTTCTTGTGGATCGTCTTCAAGACGTCGGTGACGTCAAAGCGCGGGACGAGGACGAGCTCATATCCGTTCGCCATCCCGAAGTTCAGACAGCATGTCATCCCGTAGACGTGGAAGAACGGGACGACGCTCAAGACACGCTTTAGGTCGCCTCGGTTATATCTATAGAAGAAGTTCGAGATTTGGTCGACGTTCGCCGTCAAGTTGAAGTGGGTCAGCATGACGCCTTTTGGCAACCCCGTTGTCCCGCCCGTATATTGCAAGACGGCGACGTCCTCTTTCGGATCGATCTCGGTCGGGGTGATCGGCCCGTAGTTCTTATACTCTTTGAACGCGACCGAACCTGTCGTGTCGATGACGATGTTATTCTCACGTTTCACTTTGATCGGATAGAGTTTGTTCTTCGGGAACGGAAGATAATCGGCGATGCTCGTCGTGACGATCGTCTTGATGTCCGTCTTCTGTTTCACACGAAGCGATTTCGGATAGAGGAGGTCGAGCGTGATGAGGATGTTCGCACCGGAGTCGGTAATCAAGTTCTCGAGCTCATGCTCGGTGTAGAGCGGATTCGTCTGGACGACCGTACCGCCGGCGTATAGGACGGCGTAGAATGAAATGACGTATTGCGGACAGTTCGGGAGCATCAGGCTGACGCGGTCCCCTTTTTGCAACCCTTTCGATTGAAGCATCGTCGCGAGCCGTCTCGCCGCGTCATCGACCTCGGCGAACGTCAACTCTTTGCCGATGAAGGAGACGGCGGTCCGGTCCGGATAATCGGTAGCGGCCCGGGATAGCGCCTCATAGAGCGGCTTCACCTCGTAATCAATCGTTTCTGGCATGTCAGCTGGATAATCTTGCAACCATGGTTTGTTCATCGATTCTCCTCCTTGGAATGAATAGTCATTCAATTAACTCCATTATAATGCCAAGAAAACGCTTTCATCTACCCTTTACCCGATAATTTTCAGAAAATATCGAAAAAACGTGCGCGGATGAAAGTTTCCGCACACGTTCAGATTCTCTTGAAATAGGCTTCGGTCTGCTCTTGGTTACTGATTTTCTCGTCTAAGTGATCCTTTAACTCTTTTTCCCACTTGATCGTCGAGAAGTCGACGTCGAGCCACGCCTCCATCTCCGGGCGCGAGAACGAATATGTCCGGTTCGGGAAAGCGAAGCGGACAATTTCCGCATTTTTGACGAGCGTAAAATATGTTGCCGCGTTGCGGATGGCCAACCGTTCTTGCTCGATTCGTTCAATCTCAGGGTCACTGTAACGAATCGTCAGGCCGTAAGGACGCTTTTTCGTCTGCAGCTCGATCGACTTGTAGCAGTCGTGCATCGGCAACGTCTGGGCGATGCCGGCGACGGCGCTGTTGTCCCCGACGTAAGACCCTTTGTATTGGAAAGCGTTCGATCGTTCGGTGTCCCCGCATCCAGCGAGCACGATGAGCAAGACGACGAGCAGACTGAGCCGTTTCATGAGAATCCTCCTATCAAGATTTTAGTTTCAAGTTCAAGCGATAGAGCAGGCGTTTCGCAAGTAAATGAGCAAGGAAACCACCGATTACGAAGCCGATGACGTACAGCGTGACACTCGTCGGGTACGAAATGACCGAGAGAATGATGCCCCCGAGCATGGCGAAACAAAGTACCATAATGACATGAACGAGCCAGAGCCAGTTCGTGAACATGAAGAAGCGCCCGTTGTTTTCTTGCGGAGCCCGGTTGAACATGACAAGTCCAAGCCCGAACGACAACCCGATGAAGAGGAGCGAGCTAAGTGGCGCGAGCGTCATGAAATTACGCCATTCCGTGTTGTCAGTGAACAAGTTGTACGTATCGACGTTCGCAATGTTCACAAGTGGCGACAAAATTCGCATCGGGAGACTCTCCATTGCTTCTGCATACCAATCGTACGAGCTATATCCTGTAAACGAATAAATCGAGCCTTGAACCAATGATAGGATGCCGATCGGGAATAAGAAGGCAACGATCGACCAAAGCACTTGGGAAATCGCCTCTCCTCCGAACGAGCCCATCCAAAGCGATAGCGTGAAGACAGAGATTCCAATCAGGATGACCAAACCGATGACCGCGGTCACTTTCAACGTCTGTCCCTCAATTAAGAAGGCATAGCGTGACGAGTGAATGAGGACGAGCATAACTGCCCCACCGATGATCGAAGAAAGGACGATGCCACTGACACCAATCAACCATTTCGATATGTAAAGCTGGTTGCGACTGAATGGGAGTGACATCGAAAAGTCGGACATTTGACTGTTGCGCTCACTGCCAATCAAGACAGATGCCATCAAGAACCCGAACACGACGTAGAGGAAGACGACCGTCTCGATCGGCAAAAGCGTACCTAATTCACCAATCATATAACCAGCCCCAGCTGTCGCACTGAAGAAGTCTTCGATCGTGAGTGTAGCGATGTCATTTTGCGTCCCTTCTTGATATTGTGAAGGATTCTGTTGAATATCACGGATCTGTTCATCGTAGTATTGCATCTCGGTCCACACCGGCATGGTATATGCGAGTGTCGCAAGCGTGATGAGCAACATCCATAAAAGTGATACTTGCTTCCAATCTTTTTTGAGCAATACGCTAGATAACATTCGACTCACCTCCTAGTTGAACTCGGAACACGTCTTCGAGCGACATCGGAATCTCTTCGACGAGCATCGGGTCGTGCGCATCGACGAACGTATCGAGTTCCTTCGTCCGTTCTTTCGCCATGAACAAGGCGACCCGGCCTGTGACGTTGATGATTTCGATATCTTTCCGTTCAAGCAGTTCGACCGGTACTTGGTCGTTGAAGACGACTTGCAGTTTGACGCTCGTCTCACGCGCCTCCTCGAGCGACATGATCGCTTTGACGCGGCCTTTCTCGATCATGATGATGCGGTCGGCGATTCGTTCGAGCTCATGTAACTGGTGACTCGAGACGATGATGGAACAGTTACGTGCCTCGACTTGGGCGATCATCAGCTTCAAGACGTCGGATTTGGCGACGACGTCGAGTCCGTCCGTCGGTTCATCGAGCAGATAATATTTTGCTTGGACGGCGAACGCGAGCGACAGTGTCACCATCGCCTTCTGTCCTTTCGAGAGCTGACGGATCTTCTTGTTGTCGATGTTGTAACGAGTAAGCGTCTCTCTGAAGGTTGACCGGTTGAACGTCGGATAAATCGATTCGTAGAGCGCGGCCGCCTCGTTGACTGTATAATGTTTGAGCGCGTCGGCCGAGTCTGGGACGAAGATGACGTCACGTTTTAATTCTGACTTCTCAAAAATGCTCGCTGGGCCGTAACGGACGTCGCCCGTATCCGGTCGGATGATCCCGACCATCGTGCGTAAGAGCGTCGTCTTCCCGGCCCCGTTCCGTCCGACGAGGGCGATGATTTCTCCGGCGCCGACGGTGAAGTCGATGTCGTCTAAGACGCGCTGTCGATCGATCGTCTTACTCAGTTGTTGGACTGTCAGCATGGTTCTCCCCTACTTTCTTATATTCGGTCTCAAATAGCGTCAGCGCTTCGGTGAGCGCGATGTTCGCGTAATGGCAATCGATGGCGAGCTTCTTGATTGCTTCTAAAATCGGTGCGCGCGGCGAGTCCTGGTCGACCCAGTCCTCGGAGACGAACGTCCCCCGCCCGCGATGCATCTCGAGCAAGCCGAGTCGCTCGAGTTCCTGATACGCCTTACTGACCGTATTCGGATTGATGACGAGGTCGGTCGCGAGTTCGCGCACCGACATGACCTTGTCGCCCGGCCGTAAAATCCCGCGGATGACGAGCGCCTTCGTCTGATTGACGATTTGTTCATACAAAGGTTCCGCGCTTTTCATATCAATTTTATATAACATGGGTCACACCCTCTCTTGTGTACGTGGTATAAGTGTATTATACGTATTAGTACACGTAAATACAATAGTTCTTAAAGTGCACTTTCAGTTTACAGGGAATTGGGAATAAATTGAATACGACTTTGGACTGAGACGCGCGTCGTGTTTTTCAGGTACATTGGACGAGAGGTGAACCAAAAATGAAAAAAAGATTGTTGCTTGGGGCCGTCGGCTTGCTTGTCGCCGGATCGATGTACGGAAGAAGCGAAGCGACCGAACGCTATACGGACTACATCGATGCCACGTACGGAGAACGTGTCGATGTCGACGTGTCACAAGACTGGAAACTGACTGGGTACAAGGCGACGTTCAAGCTCGAAAGGCGACCACTTCGCGGGACGTATTCCGCGCGGACGTATGGTGACGGCACAATCCTTGACGACGTGATGCCGACGTACTGGGTTAAAGAGGCAGAGACGACGCTACACGACCGACTCGTCACGGCGAACGTCTTATCACGTACAGAGACGGTCCGGGCGAACGTGCCTGTAGACGTCGTACGCATGCGAGACGTAAACAGACGACAACCGACGTCCGTCTTCGAGTTGAATCCAGAGACGTTTTTAGGTGTCTCCGTCATGTTGCATGAAGCATGGAACGACACCAATGCTCAGAAGCAGCGCGTCCTCGACGTCATCCGCCTACTCGAGGACGACGTCACGTCGATTCATTTCTCGTTCGACGGGACACCGAATGAGGATGACGACTTCACCGAGCGCTACTTGAACGTGTCACGCACGTCCCAATCCGGCGATCCGTCATTCGATTCGCTCCAGACGATTGACGACTTGAACCGCCTCGATCGCCTATATGGGTTTGACGAGACGACGTTCATCACCGAGTACCGATTTGATGGTACAAAATATGAAGACTGATCGCCATTCGCTCGAGCGGATGGTTTTTTGTGTGAGCATTCTCCTTTACAGCACGGCCTGAATGTTTTACATTTGACGAGTCAACAATTGACTTATCAAATGAGAGGGGTGAGACACCACAGATGGAATTACGAGACATCAGCCGACTGCTGTACCAAATCAAATTGGCGGACCAACGCGTCGCGACCTCGTTCGAGAAAGAGACGGGCTTCAGCCTGACCCGCTACGAGATGCTCATGATTGTGCATGACAAGGGCGTCTGTTCGCAAAGCGAGATTCAGCAGGCGATGAAAATCGACAATGCGGCCATCACCCGCCATTTGAAGATCCTTGAAGAAAAAGGCTACGTCCGCCGGGAACGGAACACCG
This sequence is a window from Exiguobacterium mexicanum. Protein-coding genes within it:
- a CDS encoding Na+/H+ antiporter subunit A, producing MSVLHLAILLPLLAAPFIPFLFRALKRIHTGWFVLIVPVVLFVYFFRFIGITSAGDVVTETVEWMPSLGINFTAYVDGLGLLFALLITGIGALVVLYSIYYLNKDKESLGHFYVYLLLFMGAMLGVVLSDNMVVMYMFWELTSISSFLLIGYWYEKERSRYGARKSMLITVFGGLSMLGGIVILESIVGSFSIRDMVANQALIADSPFFVAAMILILLGAFTKSAQFPFHIWLPDAMEAPTPVSAYLHSATMVKAGLYLVARMSPVFQESPIWLWTIAAVGTFTLFWGSFNAVKQTDLKGILAFSTVSQLGLIMSLLGLGAAALHYDGMDDNIYMVATIAAIFHLINHATFKGSLFMMVGIVDHETGTRDIRKLGGLMTVMPITFTIAVIGSLSMAGLPPFNGFLSKEMFLKATTKVFSMDFFALDTIGILIPVVAFIASVFTFIYSLIIFTRTFMGKAEFDRLPKQPHEAPIGMLIPPAILAILVVVLGFVPNVLSNSLIKPAVESIYPTLVASGQDVKVDIYFWHGITPELLMTIGIVLLGTLMFFTINKWMGIYNHIPHRLTLNGMYDGTLVWSNKAAYRFKDNYMTGFIRSYLVYIFLFLSGMMLFSMYRFDLFNFSFGEMEPVAPYEYVLGVVVILAALAITFMRSRLPSIILLGVVGYSVALFFVFFNAPDLALTQLVIETVSVALFLLVFYHMPEISKKEVRVKFKIENAIVSIFVGVTVTLLSFMALSNRSLSSISEYYKENVYDLAAGKNMVNVVLVDFRGFDTLFEIVVLAIAAIGIYTMIKFRTTERTKGAREHEPKK
- the trxA gene encoding thioredoxin, translated to MAIKHATTQTFEQEVKEGVVLVDFWAAWCGPCRMIAPVLEELDQEMGDQVQIVKLDVDENPEVAGAFQIQSIPTLMMFKDGQPVSKTMGFQPKEALKEFIATAQ
- a CDS encoding electron transfer flavoprotein subunit alpha/FixB family protein encodes the protein MKALILAEAREGALRNVSFEAIAAAKQLTDDVTAVVIGDDVKALANELGEYGAGRVLVIEDERLKHYTPDGYGQVLRQVIDQESPDMIVLGHTALGKDIAPKLAARLDAGLISDVVSIEGSGKDAEFVRPIYSGKAFEKVKFKDSVMFFTIRPNNIDALPRTAGASVSVETPSVELKDLAMIVKEVVRKATGKVDLTEAKVIVAGGRGVKSEDGFKPLEELAELLGGAVGASRGACDADYCDYALQIGQTGKVVTPDLYIACGISGAIQHLAGMSNAKVIVAINKDPEANIFTVADYGIVGDLFDVVPLLTEEFRKHLVNS
- a CDS encoding electron transfer flavoprotein subunit beta/FixA family protein; the encoded protein is MNIFVLLKRTFDTEEAIQLENGEIQEDGAEFIINPYDEYAVEEAIRKRDDLGGEVTVVTVGPEDADKELRTALAMGADKAVRISIEDDVEDADHVTISKVLATYLKEQAPDLVFAGNVAIDGGSGQVAPRVAELLDMNYVTTITKLDIDGTTATVTRDVEGDTEVIEVPLPLLVTAQQGLNEPRYPSLPGIMKAKKKPLEELELSDIDLDEDEIEAKIETIERFLPEEKKAGRILEGDTSSQVSELVQLLRTEAKVI
- a CDS encoding TetR/AcrR family transcriptional regulator; its protein translation is MTKNGSKSDRIIDAAVKVIADHGYHGAKVTAIAKEAGVADGTIYLYFKNKEHLLIELFQTKMGLFIDYSKQQIERETTAGDKLYQLIESHLKQLSADYDLAVVTQIELRQSNLALRQKISEVLKPYLNLIDAVVQHGIDTGEFDRDLDYRLARQMIFGTIDEVVTSWMASGFKYDLMSTLPKVHHMLKKGLA
- a CDS encoding AMP-binding protein — its product is MNKPWLQDYPADMPETIDYEVKPLYEALSRAATDYPDRTAVSFIGKELTFAEVDDAARRLATMLQSKGLQKGDRVSLMLPNCPQYVISFYAVLYAGGTVVQTNPLYTEHELENLITDSGANILITLDLLYPKSLRVKQKTDIKTIVTTSIADYLPFPKNKLYPIKVKRENNIVIDTTGSVAFKEYKNYGPITPTEIDPKEDVAVLQYTGGTTGLPKGVMLTHFNLTANVDQISNFFYRYNRGDLKRVLSVVPFFHVYGMTCCLNFGMANGYELVLVPRFDVTDVLKTIHKKKPHFFPGAPTMYVGILNDPKSKKYDLSSIEACISGSAPLPVEVQEQFESITGGRIVEGYGLSETSPVTHANFLWDKRIVGSIGVPLSDTSAKIVKADGETPADVGEIGEVMLHGPQVMKGYWQKPEETAAVLKDGWLATGDLGYMGEDGFFNIVDRKKDMIIAGGFNVYPREIEEVLYEHPAVKEAVCIGVPDPYRGETVKAFIVTRDGASVTEEELDKHCREKLAAYKVPKLYEFREELPKTFVGKILRRVLVDEEKAKQVKQSS
- a CDS encoding DUF4825 domain-containing protein yields the protein MKRLSLLVVLLIVLAGCGDTERSNAFQYKGSYVGDNSAVAGIAQTLPMHDCYKSIELQTKKRPYGLTIRYSDPEIERIEQERLAIRNAATYFTLVKNAEIVRFAFPNRTYSFSRPEMEAWLDVDFSTIKWEKELKDHLDEKISNQEQTEAYFKRI
- a CDS encoding ABC transporter permease subunit encodes the protein MLSSVLLKKDWKQVSLLWMLLITLATLAYTMPVWTEMQYYDEQIRDIQQNPSQYQEGTQNDIATLTIEDFFSATAGAGYMIGELGTLLPIETVVFLYVVFGFLMASVLIGSERNSQMSDFSMSLPFSRNQLYISKWLIGVSGIVLSSIIGGAVMLVLIHSSRYAFLIEGQTLKVTAVIGLVILIGISVFTLSLWMGSFGGEAISQVLWSIVAFLFPIGILSLVQGSIYSFTGYSSYDWYAEAMESLPMRILSPLVNIANVDTYNLFTDNTEWRNFMTLAPLSSLLFIGLSFGLGLVMFNRAPQENNGRFFMFTNWLWLVHVIMVLCFAMLGGIILSVISYPTSVTLYVIGFVIGGFLAHLLAKRLLYRLNLKLKS
- a CDS encoding ABC transporter ATP-binding protein: MLTVQQLSKTIDRQRVLDDIDFTVGAGEIIALVGRNGAGKTTLLRTMVGIIRPDTGDVRYGPASIFEKSELKRDVIFVPDSADALKHYTVNEAAALYESIYPTFNRSTFRETLTRYNIDNKKIRQLSKGQKAMVTLSLAFAVQAKYYLLDEPTDGLDVVAKSDVLKLMIAQVEARNCSIIVSSHQLHELERIADRIIMIEKGRVKAIMSLEEARETSVKLQVVFNDQVPVELLERKDIEIINVTGRVALFMAKERTKELDTFVDAHDPMLVEEIPMSLEDVFRVQLGGESNVI
- a CDS encoding GntR family transcriptional regulator, which translates into the protein MLYKIDMKSAEPLYEQIVNQTKALVIRGILRPGDKVMSVRELATDLVINPNTVSKAYQELERLGLLEMHRGRGTFVSEDWVDQDSPRAPILEAIKKLAIDCHYANIALTEALTLFETEYKKVGENHADSPTTE
- a CDS encoding MarR family winged helix-turn-helix transcriptional regulator, producing MELRDISRLLYQIKLADQRVATSFEKETGFSLTRYEMLMIVHDKGVCSQSEIQQAMKIDNAAITRHLKILEEKGYVRRERNTANHREVFVHLTDEAKHDLTSCEQDHDRGKHLITRVLSESEINQLSSLLQKLNQL